In Akkermansia muciniphila, one DNA window encodes the following:
- a CDS encoding adenosylcobalamin-dependent ribonucleoside-diphosphate reductase, protein MTTDNSQTILKLRTGQEILLPQRKDLLGGLKFTRRFSHNEVHPYDEVDWTRRDVRIMDWKTGKTIYERLGLEAPAHWDDNAVKITADKYLFGSEPGSLEYEDSFRNIYDRISNTYTVWGWEEGYFATLEDAEIFNEEIKAMLVQQVWAPNSPVWFNIGHWEQWRWGRPDLRESYTGHGNKAYHTKGTKNNLKTFTVQSTYEYPQCSACFLTEVGDSMEDILDHLTTEGRIFASGSGVGINLSTLRSSKEPISGKGRSSGPISFDRGWDRMAGAIKSGGKTRRAARMVLMFSDHPDIFEFINTKNRQEDIAKVILREHNVHVELKQIAETKLVAGTPAEKAAARVILSLPLATRNSFDPHMDALLYGETLSHQNANHSVSLKGDFWQALANNGNTYTRWVTNPAHIEQTFRAQELLEAMAQSIWDNGEPGVHNNDVINLWNPVKSIGTITTSNPCSEYVFLNNTSCNLSSFNAYRFLTRGEDGKPVFDADALTHAARLAMVCADLNVERGGFPIEEIAEGTYKYRTTGIGFANVGGSLMALGVPYDSDEGRWIASQLCSALTAACWTASAEMGAELGSYVEYPASKKDLLAVLRLHNAAQKLASALPSQKDSKTLDDLIENIIANAGGILPEAQGLTASYALHAYLKSFKAPTMMNRERIAPAAKLAEAASDMWAKVIKATAHRNAFVSVMAPTGTISAPLGCYDEGTTSIEPDYTLVKWKQLAGGGSLKMFNRLALEGLRALGYPEDFVNEAALEVAGLDGLISAFQGNMDSVVNQLIVDPCNDQAGPVRLAWRRLLSGTESRSEIQEKVAYISNPANMAVLTVDELAVVNGAAHIESIPWLNKKDLPVFDCAATNGNGIRAISPAGHVLMLGALQPFISGACSKTVNMPVSAGVQDIYDSLIMSHELGVKCIAIFRAGSKANAVYVVDTPETRMFKANHVWEQLVNAGSDAIDEIIAEASKPRQRKLPGRRLGQTVKFSVGGQLTGYLTVGVYADGTCGEVFGRLGQVGSFASGMFEAYCKLLSTALQFGVPLKEVVKGFRNYSFEPSGFCRVGDDTEADTCTEIRSCASVVDLIAKILAWLFPESNGYRLRDVFSIPSVSLPGQAPDTTVSVLPPRIITAPAHPATPALPEIPVGKVPEGTMLNGASLCPQCHSLAYVQDGKCKSCRSCGYKDGGCGE, encoded by the coding sequence ATGACCACAGACAACTCGCAAACCATACTCAAACTGCGCACAGGCCAGGAAATCCTCCTCCCCCAGAGGAAAGACCTGCTGGGCGGTTTGAAATTCACCAGAAGATTTTCACACAATGAAGTCCACCCCTATGATGAAGTGGACTGGACGCGCCGCGACGTCCGCATTATGGATTGGAAAACCGGCAAGACCATTTACGAGCGTCTGGGTCTGGAAGCTCCGGCCCATTGGGATGACAACGCCGTCAAAATCACGGCGGACAAGTACCTTTTCGGCAGCGAACCCGGCTCCCTGGAATATGAAGACAGCTTCCGCAATATTTACGACCGCATTTCCAATACTTACACCGTATGGGGATGGGAGGAAGGCTACTTCGCCACGCTGGAAGACGCGGAAATTTTCAATGAGGAAATCAAGGCCATGCTGGTGCAGCAGGTATGGGCGCCCAATTCCCCCGTCTGGTTCAACATCGGTCACTGGGAGCAGTGGCGCTGGGGACGCCCGGACCTGAGGGAAAGCTATACAGGCCACGGCAACAAGGCCTACCATACCAAGGGGACCAAGAACAATCTGAAAACCTTCACGGTCCAGTCCACGTATGAATATCCCCAGTGTTCCGCCTGTTTCCTGACGGAAGTGGGAGACAGCATGGAGGATATTCTGGACCACCTGACGACGGAAGGCCGTATTTTCGCGTCCGGTTCCGGCGTGGGCATCAACCTGTCCACCCTCCGGTCCTCCAAGGAACCCATCAGCGGCAAGGGCCGGTCCTCCGGTCCCATCTCCTTCGACCGCGGCTGGGACCGCATGGCCGGAGCCATCAAATCCGGAGGAAAGACGCGCCGCGCCGCACGCATGGTCCTGATGTTCAGCGACCACCCGGATATTTTCGAATTCATCAATACGAAGAACCGCCAGGAAGACATCGCCAAGGTTATCCTGCGCGAACACAACGTGCATGTGGAGCTCAAGCAGATTGCGGAAACCAAGCTGGTTGCCGGCACTCCGGCGGAAAAGGCCGCCGCACGCGTCATTCTTTCCCTGCCCCTGGCTACGCGGAACAGTTTTGACCCGCACATGGACGCCCTGCTGTACGGGGAAACGCTCTCCCACCAGAACGCGAACCATTCCGTCTCCCTGAAGGGGGATTTCTGGCAGGCGCTCGCCAATAACGGCAACACCTATACGCGCTGGGTCACGAATCCGGCCCACATCGAACAGACGTTCCGCGCCCAGGAACTTCTGGAAGCCATGGCCCAGTCCATCTGGGACAACGGGGAACCCGGCGTGCACAATAACGATGTGATCAACCTGTGGAACCCCGTCAAGTCCATCGGCACCATCACTACGTCCAATCCCTGCTCGGAATACGTCTTCCTGAACAATACGAGCTGCAACCTTTCCTCCTTCAACGCCTACCGCTTCCTGACCAGGGGAGAGGACGGCAAGCCCGTTTTCGATGCGGACGCCCTGACCCACGCCGCCCGCCTGGCCATGGTCTGCGCGGACCTGAATGTGGAACGCGGCGGCTTCCCGATTGAAGAAATCGCGGAAGGCACTTACAAGTACCGCACCACGGGCATCGGATTCGCCAACGTGGGCGGCTCCCTGATGGCCCTGGGCGTGCCTTACGATTCCGACGAAGGCCGCTGGATTGCCTCCCAGCTTTGCAGCGCCCTGACGGCGGCCTGCTGGACGGCCTCCGCGGAAATGGGCGCGGAACTGGGTTCCTATGTGGAATACCCCGCCAGCAAGAAAGACCTGCTCGCCGTGCTGCGCCTGCACAACGCAGCCCAGAAACTGGCAAGCGCCCTGCCCTCCCAGAAGGATTCCAAGACGCTGGACGACCTGATTGAGAACATCATCGCCAATGCCGGAGGGATCCTGCCGGAAGCGCAGGGGCTCACCGCTTCCTATGCCCTGCATGCCTATCTCAAGAGCTTCAAGGCCCCCACCATGATGAACAGGGAGCGCATCGCCCCCGCGGCCAAGCTGGCGGAAGCCGCTTCCGACATGTGGGCGAAGGTGATCAAGGCCACGGCGCACCGCAACGCGTTTGTTTCCGTAATGGCCCCTACGGGCACCATTTCCGCCCCGCTGGGCTGCTATGACGAAGGCACCACTTCCATTGAACCGGACTACACGCTGGTGAAATGGAAGCAACTGGCGGGCGGCGGCTCCCTGAAGATGTTCAACCGCCTGGCCCTGGAAGGCCTCCGCGCCCTGGGTTACCCGGAAGACTTCGTCAATGAAGCCGCTCTGGAAGTGGCGGGTCTGGACGGCCTGATTTCCGCGTTCCAGGGGAATATGGATTCCGTCGTGAACCAGCTCATTGTGGACCCCTGCAATGACCAGGCCGGCCCCGTGCGCCTCGCTTGGCGCCGCCTGCTCTCCGGCACGGAATCCCGCAGTGAAATTCAGGAAAAAGTGGCCTATATCAGCAACCCTGCCAACATGGCCGTGCTGACGGTGGACGAACTCGCCGTAGTGAACGGGGCCGCCCATATTGAATCCATTCCGTGGCTGAATAAGAAGGACCTGCCGGTCTTTGACTGCGCCGCCACCAACGGCAACGGCATCCGCGCCATTTCCCCCGCCGGCCATGTGCTGATGCTGGGCGCCCTCCAGCCCTTCATCTCCGGCGCGTGCTCCAAGACGGTCAATATGCCCGTCTCCGCCGGCGTGCAGGATATTTACGACTCCCTCATCATGTCCCACGAATTGGGCGTGAAGTGCATCGCCATCTTCCGCGCCGGCTCCAAGGCGAATGCCGTTTACGTGGTGGATACCCCGGAAACGCGCATGTTCAAGGCCAACCACGTCTGGGAACAGCTGGTGAATGCCGGCTCAGACGCCATTGACGAAATCATCGCGGAGGCATCCAAGCCGCGCCAGCGCAAGCTGCCCGGCCGCCGCCTGGGCCAGACCGTCAAATTCTCCGTGGGAGGCCAGCTGACGGGCTACCTGACGGTAGGCGTCTATGCGGACGGCACCTGCGGGGAAGTTTTCGGACGCCTGGGACAAGTCGGTTCCTTCGCTTCCGGCATGTTTGAAGCTTACTGCAAGCTCCTCTCCACCGCCCTTCAGTTCGGCGTGCCTCTCAAGGAAGTGGTTAAGGGATTCCGCAATTACTCCTTCGAGCCCTCCGGGTTCTGCCGCGTGGGGGATGATACGGAGGCGGATACCTGTACGGAAATCCGCTCCTGCGCTTCCGTGGTGGATTTGATTGCCAAGATTCTGGCGTGGCTTTTCCCTGAAAGCAACGGCTACCGCCTGCGGGACGTGTTCTCCATCCCCAGCGTCAGCCTTCCGGGCCAGGCTCCGGATACGACGGTAAGCGTGCTGCCCCCCCGCATCATCACCGCTCCGGCGCATCCCGCTACTCCGGCCCTTCCGGAAATTCCCGTCGGAAAGGTTCCGGAAGGAACAATGCTCAACGGAGCCTCCCTCTGCCCGCAGTGCCACTCCCTGGCCTATGTCCAGGACGGCAAATGCAAATCCTGCCGCTCCTGCGGATACAAGGACGGCGGCTGCGGGGAATAA
- a CDS encoding shikimate dehydrogenase family protein: MKPYYTLADLLDEGHPFDAGESVPARLAVIGFPIAHSKSPAMQQAALDAAGIRARYIRIQASPEEFGEVVRLLRERGFTGANVTVPHKQAACSLCSDTDALSRVTGSVNTLVFQKDGSVSGFNTDGPGFARAIREEFSVDLRDLKVALLGSCGGAGLALAYTCAMQRCERLTLAGRSEEKLQELKNRLSSFFIDEHRLEGASDRLAAHQNNTPRFNAAVEDADLIVNATSLGLKPTDPSPVPPALLSAHHLVYDLQTHDDAFQMEARFQGARVSNGLSMLVHQGALSFERWFGVKPDISSMRRALEQKHD, encoded by the coding sequence ATGAAACCCTACTATACCCTGGCTGACCTTCTGGATGAAGGACATCCGTTTGACGCCGGGGAATCCGTTCCCGCCAGGCTGGCCGTGATCGGGTTTCCCATTGCCCATTCCAAATCTCCCGCCATGCAGCAGGCTGCGCTGGACGCGGCGGGCATTCGCGCCCGTTATATCCGTATACAGGCTTCTCCGGAAGAATTCGGGGAGGTGGTGCGGCTCCTCAGGGAAAGGGGATTCACGGGGGCCAACGTGACGGTGCCCCACAAGCAGGCTGCCTGTTCCCTGTGCAGTGACACGGACGCTCTTTCCCGCGTCACTGGTTCCGTCAATACGCTCGTCTTTCAAAAGGACGGTTCCGTCTCCGGCTTCAACACGGACGGCCCGGGTTTCGCCCGCGCCATCCGGGAAGAATTTTCCGTGGATTTGCGCGATTTGAAAGTGGCCCTTCTGGGTTCCTGCGGCGGAGCCGGGCTAGCCTTGGCCTACACCTGCGCCATGCAGCGCTGTGAACGGCTGACGCTGGCCGGAAGATCGGAAGAAAAGCTTCAGGAGCTTAAAAACAGGCTGAGTTCCTTCTTCATTGACGAACACAGGCTGGAAGGAGCCTCCGACCGCCTGGCGGCCCACCAGAACAATACTCCCCGTTTCAATGCCGCTGTGGAGGATGCGGACCTGATCGTCAACGCCACCTCCCTCGGCCTGAAGCCTACGGACCCTTCCCCCGTGCCCCCCGCACTGCTTTCCGCCCACCATCTGGTTTACGATTTACAGACGCATGACGATGCCTTCCAGATGGAAGCCCGCTTTCAGGGCGCCAGAGTTTCCAACGGCCTTTCCATGCTGGTTCACCAGGGGGCCCTCTCCTTTGAACGCTGGTTCGGCGTCAAACCGGATATTTCCTCCATGCGCCGGGCCCTTGAACAAAAACATGACTGA